From a single Solanum dulcamara chromosome 4, daSolDulc1.2, whole genome shotgun sequence genomic region:
- the LOC129884941 gene encoding heat shock factor-binding protein-like, with protein sequence MDGHDADNTKQSTADMTVFVQNLLQQMQTRFQTMSESIISKIDDMGNRIDELEQSINDLRIEMGQEGFPSPSAALKSKDDSKSADDDSA encoded by the exons ATG GATGGGCATGATGCAGATAATACAAAACAAAGCACCGCTGATATGACTGTATTT GTACAGAATCTTCTTCAACAAATG CAAACCAGGTTTCAGACCATGTCTGAATCAATCATCTCAAAAA TAGATGATATGGGGAACCGAATTGATGAATTGGAGCAGAGCATCAACGATTTGAGAATTGAAATGGGCCAAGAAGGTTTTCCATCACCTTCGGCCGCACTGAAGTCAAAAGATGATTCAAAGTCTGCTGATGATGATTCTGCATAA